The following nucleotide sequence is from Mangifera indica cultivar Alphonso chromosome 17, CATAS_Mindica_2.1, whole genome shotgun sequence.
TTGTGAATTTGTAACCACTTATGTTTTTCCTGCTTGTAAATATCTATGGAACAAATCCATTATTTAAATGCATTCATACACACGAAAGGACATATTGGAGTAAACATATTACAGTAACAGACCCTTCTCCCAGAGTCTTCAAGAGTTTTAGATTGGTTACTTGATATGGTTAACAATATAGGTTTCGTAAACAGTAAATGTTAAGAGTGTTGAGACCAGTTAAATTTTTACCATGCAGAAATAAATGAGCAAAACTCTGGGGAAAATTGATCAGAAGGTGCACATGGTGGTGGCTGGTCAACAATAGCTTCCATAAGCTCATAGAAACTAGTCCATCCTTCCTCTTGCTCTTGTGGACAGTATGGAAACTGACCAGTTGCACACTCAAGCAATACTAATCCCAAGCTCCAAATGTCACTTTTATAGTCATGTTGGCCTCCACTAATTCTCTCAGGCTATAAGGAAAACACATCAAAAGTAACAACTAATAAGTTTCAATCACAAGAGGAATAGAGATGTTCTGGAGCAGCCAAAAGGAAGTAAAAAACATTGATCAACAAGGGAGAAACATGGCGCTATTTACTCACAGACATATAGTTGTAAGTGCCAACAAAAGTATTTGCCTGAGCGGAGGTGCTTGCCATTATTGTACTCACACCAAAATCAGTAATCTTGACTTCCCCTCTATGGTTTATCAACAAATTAGAAGGCTTTAAATCCCTGTGGATAATGTGTTTTTCATGATGAAGATACAACAAACCCCTAAGCACCTGCATTAAGGTAAAGGACTAAATATATCACACACCCAAGCAATTGGGGTATATACCTGTAATCAACAAAATTCACGAGTTTTCTACCTGCTTACAGATGGCAGCTAAATTCGGTTCTGGAATCGATTTAACCATTTTCAGAAAATCTGCTAAAGATCCACCATCCATATACTCCAAAATGATTGAAATGGTACCATTAATGTAGAAAGATTGGTAACACACCACAACATAAGGACACTGTGAAGATTGATTAATTTTCAATTCCTGTGCAATCAGTCTCCGAGCTGACTCCTCAATATTCATTTGAATACTCTATTGACAGAGAATATTTCAGAACTTAAGATTGAGTAGAAATAATGTAACTTTCAATGATATGAtggaatataaattttgaattcaaatagtTATTCATTACAAGTGCACGAATGAACTACAAGATGGTGTGATAAACAGATGCAAGTAGCCTAACATGCAGGTATAAAGGAATGAGAACATAATATGATGTTAGGTTTATCACTAAAATTGAGATATGTTGAATAGTACTTGAAATATATCTTACAGCCCAATGCAAAAAGACT
It contains:
- the LOC123200809 gene encoding mitogen-activated protein kinase kinase 2-like codes for the protein MKKGGGLNANVKLKLAVPHSDEASFAAFLTRSGTFMDGDLLVNRDGVRIVHQSQIEAPPPIKPSDNQLNLEDIDYIKVVGKGNGGMVQLVQHKWTGQFFALKSIQMNIEESARRLIAQELKINQSSQCPYVVVCYQSFYINGTISIILEYMDGGSLADFLKMVKSIPEPNLAAICKQVLRGLLYLHHEKHIIHRDLKPSNLLINHRGEVKITDFGVSTIMASTSAQANTFVGTYNYMSPERISGGQHDYKSDIWSLGLVLLECATGQFPYCPQEQEEGWTSFYELMEAIVDQPPPCAPSDQFSPEFCSFISACLKKEPGDRLSAQELLAHPFTSMYDDLNVDLSAYFTNAGSPLATL